The following are encoded together in the Culex pipiens pallens isolate TS chromosome 1, TS_CPP_V2, whole genome shotgun sequence genome:
- the LOC120416238 gene encoding armadillo segment polarity protein isoform X6: MSYQMPQNRTMSHNPYNPSPDMPMPSAKEQTLMWQQNSYIGDSGIHSGAVTQVPSLSGKGDDDMEDDPLMFDMDQGFSQNFTQDQVDDMNQQLSTTRSQRVRAAMFPETLEEGIEIPSTQFDPQQPTAVQRLSEPSQMLKHAVVNLINYQDDADLATRAIPELIKLLNDEDQVVVSQAAMMVHQLSKKEASRHAIMNSPQMVAALVRALSQSNDLETTKGAVGTLHNLSHHRQGLLAIFKSGGIPALVKLLSSPVESVLFYAITTLHNLLLHQDGSKMAVRLAGGLQKMVALLQRNNVKFLAIVTDCLQILAYGNQESKLIILASTGPSELVRIMRSYDYEKLLWTTSRVLKVLSVCSSNKPAIVEAGGMQALAMHLGNPSQRLVQNCLWTLRNLSDAATKVDGLETLLSGLVTVLGSSDVNVVTCAAGILSNLTCNNQRNKVTVCQVGGVEALVGTIINAGDREEITEPAVCALRHLTSRHPESEQAQNIVRNGYGLPVIVKLLNPPSRWPLIKAVIGLIRNLALCPSNAAPLRENGAIHLLVRLLFKAFQDTQRQRSSVATNGSQPPGAYADGVRMEEIVEGTVGALHILSKEELNRQLIRQQNVIPIFVQLLFYNDIENIQRVAAGVLCELAVDKEVAEMIEAEGATAPLTELLNSANEGVATYAAAVLFKMSEDKSMDYKKRFSSELTTLPVFRDDSMWNNGELGMGPDLQLNQPNIYHH, encoded by the exons TGTCCCACAACCCGTACAACCCGTCGCCGGATATGCCGATGCCGTCGGCGAAGGAGCAAACGCTGATGTGGCAACAGAACTCGTACATCGGTGACTCCGGCATCCACTCGGGTGCGGTCACGCAGGTGCCCTCGCTCAGTGGCAAGGGCGACGACGACATGGAGGACGACCCGCTCATGTTCGACATGGACCAGGGCTTCTCGCAGAACTTTACCCAGGACCAGGTGGACGACATGAACCAGCAGCTGAGTACGACGCGCTCGCAGCGAGTCCGCGCGGCCATGTTCCCGGAGACGCTGGAGGAGGGCATTGAGATTCCGTCGACGCAGTTTGATCCGCAGCAGCCGACGGCGGTCCAGCGCTTGTCGGAGCCGTCGCAGATGTTGAAGCATGCCGTGGttaatctgatcaactaccagGACGATGCGGACTTGGCCACGCGTGCCATTCCCGAGCTCATCAAGCTGCTGAACGACGAGGACCAGGTTGTGGTGTCGCAGGCTGCCATGATGGTCCATCAGTTGTCCAAGAAGGAGGCGTCCCGTCATGCCATCATGAACAGTCCCCAGATGGTGGCCGCCCTCGTGCGAGCTCTCTCGCAGAGCAACGACCTCGAGACGACCAAGGGCGCCGTCGGAACGTTGCACAACTTGTCGCACCATCGTCAAGGTCTGCTTGCCATCTTCAAATCCGGTGGCATCCCGGCCCTGGTCAAGCTGCTCTCGTCCCCGGTTGAGTCGGTCCTGTTCTACGCGATCACCACACTTCACAATCTGCTGCTGCACCAGGACGGTTCCAAAATGGCCGTCCGCCTAGCCGGAGGTCTCCAGAAGATGGTGGCCCTACTCCAGCGTAACAACGTCAAATTCTTGGCCATCGTCACGGACTGCCTGCAGATCCTAGCTTACGGCAACCAGGAAAGCAAACTGATCATCCTTGCCTCAACCGGACCGAGCGAGCTCGTCCGCATCATGCGTTCGTACGACTACGAGAAGCTCCTCTGGACCACGTCCCGCGTCCTCAAAGTCCTCTCCGTTTGCTCCAGCAACAAGCCGGCCATCGTCGAAGCCGGAGGCATGCAAGCACTAGCAATGCACCTGGGAAATCCCTCCCAGCGTCTCGTCCAAAACTGCCTCTGGACGCTGCGCAATCTGTCCGACGCGGCCACCAAGGTCGACGGTCTCGAGACCCTCCTGTCCGGCCTGGTCACCGTGCTCGGCTCGTCCGACGTCAACGTGGTGACCTGCGCCGCCGGCATCCTCTCCAACCTGACGTGCAACAACCAGCGCAACAAGGTCACCGTCTGTCAGGTCGGTGGCGTTGAAGCCCTCGTCGGAACCATCATCAACGCCGGGGATCGTGAGGAGATCACCGAGCCGGCTGTGTGCGCCCTGCGTCACCTGACGTCGCGTCACCCCGAGTCCGAGCAGGCGCAGAACATCGTGCGCAATGGGTATGGGCTGCCAGTGATTGTGAAGCTGTTGAATCCGCCGTCGCGTTGGCCGTTGATCAAGGCCGTTATCGGGTTGATTCGTAACTTGGCGCTGTGTCCGTCGAATGCGGCACCGTTGAGGGAGAATGGGGCGATCCACCTGCTGGTGAGGTTGCTGTTTAAGGCGTTCCAGGATACGCAGAGG CAACGCTCCTCGGTCGCAACCAACGGTTCCCAACCACCAGGGGCCTACGCCGACGGCGTCCGCATGGAGGAGATCGTCGAGGGCACGGTCGGCGCCCTCCACATCCTCTCCAAGGAGGAACTGAACCGGCAGCTCATCCGCCAGCAGAACGTGATTCCGATCTTTGTCCAGCTGCTGTTCTACAACGACATTGAAAACATTCAG CGCGTGGCCGCCGGCGTCCTGTGCGAGCTGGCCGTCGACAAGGAGGTGGCGGAGATGATCGAGGCCGAGGGCGCCACCGCACCGCTCACCGAGCTGCTCAACTCGGCCAACGAGGGCGTCGCCACGTACGCCGCCGCCGTCCTGTTCAAGATGAGCGAGGACAAATCGATGGACTACAAGAAGCGCTTCTCCAGCGAGCTGACGACGCTGCCCGTGTTCCGCGACGACAGCATGTGGAACAACGGCGAGCTCGGCATGGGGCCGGATCTGCAG CTAAACCAGCCTAACATATATCATCACTAA
- the LOC120416238 gene encoding armadillo segment polarity protein isoform X5, with protein sequence MSYQMPQNRTMSHNPYNPSPDMPMPSAKEQTLMWQQNSYIGDSGIHSGAVTQVPSLSGKGDDDMEDDPLMFDMDQGFSQNFTQDQVDDMNQQLSTTRSQRVRAAMFPETLEEGIEIPSTQFDPQQPTAVQRLSEPSQMLKHAVVNLINYQDDADLATRAIPELIKLLNDEDQVVVSQAAMMVHQLSKKEASRHAIMNSPQMVAALVRALSQSNDLETTKGAVGTLHNLSHHRQGLLAIFKSGGIPALVKLLSSPVESVLFYAITTLHNLLLHQDGSKMAVRLAGGLQKMVALLQRNNVKFLAIVTDCLQILAYGNQESKLIILASTGPSELVRIMRSYDYEKLLWTTSRVLKVLSVCSSNKPAIVEAGGMQALAMHLGNPSQRLVQNCLWTLRNLSDAATKVDGLETLLSGLVTVLGSSDVNVVTCAAGILSNLTCNNQRNKVTVCQVGGVEALVGTIINAGDREEITEPAVCALRHLTSRHPESEQAQNIVRNGYGLPVIVKLLNPPSRWPLIKAVIGLIRNLALCPSNAAPLRENGAIHLLVRLLFKAFQDTQRQRSSVATNGSQPPGAYADGVRMEEIVEGTVGALHILSKEELNRQLIRQQNVIPIFVQLLFYNDIENIQRVAAGVLCELAVDKEVAEMIEAEGATAPLTELLNSANEGVATYAAAVLFKMSEDKSMDYKKRFSSELTTLPVFRDDSMWNNGELGMGPDLQDILSPDQAYEGLYGQGPPSVHSSHGGRAFQQAKPA encoded by the exons TGTCCCACAACCCGTACAACCCGTCGCCGGATATGCCGATGCCGTCGGCGAAGGAGCAAACGCTGATGTGGCAACAGAACTCGTACATCGGTGACTCCGGCATCCACTCGGGTGCGGTCACGCAGGTGCCCTCGCTCAGTGGCAAGGGCGACGACGACATGGAGGACGACCCGCTCATGTTCGACATGGACCAGGGCTTCTCGCAGAACTTTACCCAGGACCAGGTGGACGACATGAACCAGCAGCTGAGTACGACGCGCTCGCAGCGAGTCCGCGCGGCCATGTTCCCGGAGACGCTGGAGGAGGGCATTGAGATTCCGTCGACGCAGTTTGATCCGCAGCAGCCGACGGCGGTCCAGCGCTTGTCGGAGCCGTCGCAGATGTTGAAGCATGCCGTGGttaatctgatcaactaccagGACGATGCGGACTTGGCCACGCGTGCCATTCCCGAGCTCATCAAGCTGCTGAACGACGAGGACCAGGTTGTGGTGTCGCAGGCTGCCATGATGGTCCATCAGTTGTCCAAGAAGGAGGCGTCCCGTCATGCCATCATGAACAGTCCCCAGATGGTGGCCGCCCTCGTGCGAGCTCTCTCGCAGAGCAACGACCTCGAGACGACCAAGGGCGCCGTCGGAACGTTGCACAACTTGTCGCACCATCGTCAAGGTCTGCTTGCCATCTTCAAATCCGGTGGCATCCCGGCCCTGGTCAAGCTGCTCTCGTCCCCGGTTGAGTCGGTCCTGTTCTACGCGATCACCACACTTCACAATCTGCTGCTGCACCAGGACGGTTCCAAAATGGCCGTCCGCCTAGCCGGAGGTCTCCAGAAGATGGTGGCCCTACTCCAGCGTAACAACGTCAAATTCTTGGCCATCGTCACGGACTGCCTGCAGATCCTAGCTTACGGCAACCAGGAAAGCAAACTGATCATCCTTGCCTCAACCGGACCGAGCGAGCTCGTCCGCATCATGCGTTCGTACGACTACGAGAAGCTCCTCTGGACCACGTCCCGCGTCCTCAAAGTCCTCTCCGTTTGCTCCAGCAACAAGCCGGCCATCGTCGAAGCCGGAGGCATGCAAGCACTAGCAATGCACCTGGGAAATCCCTCCCAGCGTCTCGTCCAAAACTGCCTCTGGACGCTGCGCAATCTGTCCGACGCGGCCACCAAGGTCGACGGTCTCGAGACCCTCCTGTCCGGCCTGGTCACCGTGCTCGGCTCGTCCGACGTCAACGTGGTGACCTGCGCCGCCGGCATCCTCTCCAACCTGACGTGCAACAACCAGCGCAACAAGGTCACCGTCTGTCAGGTCGGTGGCGTTGAAGCCCTCGTCGGAACCATCATCAACGCCGGGGATCGTGAGGAGATCACCGAGCCGGCTGTGTGCGCCCTGCGTCACCTGACGTCGCGTCACCCCGAGTCCGAGCAGGCGCAGAACATCGTGCGCAATGGGTATGGGCTGCCAGTGATTGTGAAGCTGTTGAATCCGCCGTCGCGTTGGCCGTTGATCAAGGCCGTTATCGGGTTGATTCGTAACTTGGCGCTGTGTCCGTCGAATGCGGCACCGTTGAGGGAGAATGGGGCGATCCACCTGCTGGTGAGGTTGCTGTTTAAGGCGTTCCAGGATACGCAGAGG CAACGCTCCTCGGTCGCAACCAACGGTTCCCAACCACCAGGGGCCTACGCCGACGGCGTCCGCATGGAGGAGATCGTCGAGGGCACGGTCGGCGCCCTCCACATCCTCTCCAAGGAGGAACTGAACCGGCAGCTCATCCGCCAGCAGAACGTGATTCCGATCTTTGTCCAGCTGCTGTTCTACAACGACATTGAAAACATTCAG CGCGTGGCCGCCGGCGTCCTGTGCGAGCTGGCCGTCGACAAGGAGGTGGCGGAGATGATCGAGGCCGAGGGCGCCACCGCACCGCTCACCGAGCTGCTCAACTCGGCCAACGAGGGCGTCGCCACGTACGCCGCCGCCGTCCTGTTCAAGATGAGCGAGGACAAATCGATGGACTACAAGAAGCGCTTCTCCAGCGAGCTGACGACGCTGCCCGTGTTCCGCGACGACAGCATGTGGAACAACGGCGAGCTCGGCATGGGGCCGGATCTGCAG GACATCCTCTCGCCCGACCAGGCCTACGAGGGCCTCTACGGACAGGGACCGCCGAGTGTCCACAGCTCGCACGGTGGCCGCGCATTCCAGCAAG CTAAACCAGCCTAA